The Porphyrobacter sp. HT-58-2 genome has a window encoding:
- a CDS encoding restriction endonuclease subunit S: MTALAPERLERRLLGDVCTLQRGFDLPVKERKPGRFPLVTSSGPTDFHSEGRVRGPGVVTGRSGSIGNVFYVEDDFWPLNTTLYVKDLHGNDARYIYYLLKFFDLSRFASGAGVPTLNRNHVHDEPVWIAPDVDEQKRIVAVLDQAFAALDRARALAEANLTDAEELFERQLAEAFADAGDRVGSVPFAQLCTALTPKTKIQRKDYLEAGDFPIVSQEADLISGYWNDRSALMGLANPVVVFGDHTRCLKYIDFDFVVGADGTKVLLPKPGIDPLYLYYGLRSIPLAEKGYARHFKFLKEACLPKLEIAEQERMSFGLRSLEGEVSKLTEAYEDKLRDLSDLRQSLLQKAFAGELT; the protein is encoded by the coding sequence TTGACCGCCCTAGCGCCGGAGAGGTTAGAGCGTCGGCTTCTCGGCGACGTATGCACGCTTCAGCGTGGGTTTGACCTTCCTGTGAAGGAACGGAAGCCGGGTAGGTTCCCGCTCGTAACTTCGAGCGGCCCGACTGACTTCCACAGCGAAGGTAGGGTGCGTGGACCTGGCGTGGTTACTGGCCGAAGCGGCAGCATCGGTAACGTGTTCTACGTCGAAGATGATTTTTGGCCCCTTAATACCACGCTTTATGTCAAAGACCTTCATGGGAATGATGCGCGTTATATCTATTATCTGCTGAAGTTCTTCGATCTGAGCCGGTTCGCGTCGGGTGCGGGTGTGCCTACGCTCAACCGAAATCATGTTCACGATGAACCCGTCTGGATCGCTCCTGATGTCGACGAGCAGAAGCGGATTGTTGCGGTGCTGGATCAGGCCTTCGCCGCCCTCGACCGCGCCCGCGCCCTCGCCGAAGCCAATCTGACGGACGCGGAGGAGTTGTTTGAGCGTCAACTCGCAGAGGCATTTGCCGATGCTGGTGATCGGGTAGGGTCGGTCCCGTTCGCGCAGCTATGCACGGCGCTGACACCCAAGACGAAGATACAGAGGAAGGATTATCTTGAGGCGGGCGATTTTCCGATCGTGTCGCAGGAGGCGGATCTTATCTCAGGTTATTGGAATGATCGATCCGCATTGATGGGGCTTGCCAATCCGGTTGTGGTCTTTGGCGATCATACCCGATGCCTGAAATACATCGACTTCGATTTCGTTGTCGGTGCTGACGGAACGAAGGTCCTGCTGCCCAAGCCCGGGATAGACCCGCTTTATCTCTATTATGGGCTACGGAGCATCCCACTTGCCGAAAAGGGTTACGCTCGACACTTCAAGTTCCTGAAAGAGGCGTGTTTGCCGAAGCTAGAAATTGCTGAGCAAGAGCGAATGTCTTTCGGCCTCCGCTCTCTAGAGGGAGAGGTTTCCAAGTTGACCGAAGCCTATGAGGATAAGCTGAGGGATTTGTCCGACCTCCGCCAATCCCTCCTCCAGAAGGCCTTCGCCGGGGAGCTGACCTGA
- a CDS encoding type I restriction-modification system subunit M, translating into MFENAFNNIDRAMRNDEGLASELDYAEQTSWLLFLKYLDDFEAAQEDEAELEGREYQPILDPEYRWDVWAAPKRDDGEIDHQIAMTGQDLIDFVNGDLFPYLKTFSADADDPDTIEYKIGEIFNEIINRFRSGYSLREVIDIVDTLDFGSSKAKHELSDLYETRIKRMGNAGRNGGEYYTPRPLIRAMIKVVDPKIGETIYDGAAGSAGFLCEAFEYLRRPDLSAAEWDILQRKTFYGQEKKSLAYVLGVMNMILHGIEAPQIRHTNTLTENVMDIQQADRHDIVLANPPFGGGERKEVQQNFPIKSGETAYLFMQHFIRKLKAGGRGAVVIKNTFLSNTDNASVELRKELLTSCNLHTVLDCPGGTFQGAGVKTVVLFFEKGAPTRQVWYYQLDPGRSLGKTNALNDDDLTEFVALQPNKADSAKSWTVNVDDLDKSTWDLSVRNPTAPDEAPLRAPEQIITDMLARDEETRQILEEIRGML; encoded by the coding sequence ATGTTCGAAAACGCTTTCAACAACATCGACCGGGCCATGCGCAACGACGAGGGCCTCGCGTCTGAGCTCGATTATGCCGAGCAGACCAGCTGGCTCCTCTTCCTGAAATACCTCGATGACTTCGAGGCCGCCCAAGAGGACGAGGCCGAACTCGAGGGCCGCGAATACCAGCCGATCCTCGACCCCGAATACCGTTGGGACGTGTGGGCCGCGCCCAAGCGGGATGATGGCGAGATCGATCATCAGATTGCCATGACCGGGCAGGACCTGATCGACTTCGTCAACGGCGACCTGTTCCCCTACCTCAAGACCTTCAGCGCCGACGCGGACGATCCGGACACGATCGAATACAAGATCGGCGAGATCTTCAACGAGATCATCAACCGCTTCCGCTCGGGCTATTCCCTGCGCGAGGTGATCGATATCGTCGACACGCTCGATTTCGGCAGCAGCAAGGCCAAGCACGAGTTGTCCGACCTCTATGAAACCCGCATCAAGCGCATGGGCAATGCCGGGCGCAATGGCGGCGAATACTACACTCCGCGCCCGCTCATCCGGGCCATGATCAAGGTGGTCGATCCCAAGATCGGGGAGACCATCTATGACGGCGCGGCTGGCTCGGCTGGCTTCCTGTGCGAGGCGTTCGAATACCTGCGCCGGCCGGACCTGTCCGCTGCCGAGTGGGACATCCTCCAGCGCAAGACCTTCTACGGGCAGGAGAAGAAGTCGCTCGCCTATGTGCTGGGAGTCATGAACATGATCCTGCACGGGATCGAGGCGCCGCAGATCCGCCACACCAACACGCTCACCGAGAACGTGATGGACATCCAGCAGGCCGACCGTCACGATATCGTGCTGGCCAATCCCCCGTTCGGCGGGGGCGAGCGCAAGGAGGTGCAGCAGAACTTCCCGATCAAATCGGGGGAGACCGCCTACCTCTTCATGCAGCACTTCATCCGCAAGCTGAAGGCGGGCGGGCGCGGGGCGGTGGTGATCAAGAACACCTTCCTCAGCAACACCGACAACGCCAGCGTCGAACTGCGCAAGGAACTGCTGACGAGCTGCAACCTCCACACCGTGCTCGATTGCCCCGGCGGCACGTTCCAGGGCGCGGGCGTGAAGACGGTGGTGCTGTTCTTCGAGAAGGGCGCGCCGACCCGGCAGGTGTGGTATTACCAGCTCGATCCGGGCCGCTCCCTTGGCAAGACGAATGCGCTCAATGACGATGACCTCACCGAGTTCGTCGCGCTACAGCCGAACAAGGCGGACAGCGCCAAGAGCTGGACGGTGAACGTAGATGATCTCGACAAGTCGACGTGGGACCTGTCGGTCCGCAATCCCACCGCGCCGGACGAAGCACCGCTGCGCGCACCCGAGCAGATCATCACCGACATGCTCGCCCGCGACGAGGAGACCCGGCAGATCCTCGAAGAGATCCGGGGGATGCTTTGA
- a CDS encoding ATP-binding protein: MMRFNPSLRLSRLVVLKSGLRAYDEEFHAGVNIIRGVPGRGNSVGKSTIADMIFFALGGDLTRWKPEAASCDQVLAEVVVNGSVVTLRREIAEAPQQPMWIYFGDFDTASGAGTDGWQRYSYRRMSDRESFTQVLFRLMDMPEVPAEAEGNITMHQLLRLMYVDQMTPVDRIFRAERNDSALRRQAVGDLLCGVFDARLYPAQLELREKEKAYEAAAQQYGALSRVLAAAGEAFNLDFVEARRRSLEADIATIQTEIQALKSHRFDERQLAPGQSSIVATIKTDLDRVNGDIAELQVLVGQLTYNIADADMLIDEIQRTLARLREGEVASSALGPLNFLFCPSCFSPLKDTDHEHQCKLCRSDVEPDGDRSRFARMRNELEIQLKESNHLQAKRREDLTAATLRAAKLTGIRDTLATEYLNLTRNYLTETDAQIDRLNSRLGYSERELIELQRERQLAEQLAELSRMKAELNEDITRLKEDIVLWRGQRDRQQENVYRMIQERTAMILAKDVHTEAEFTEESDVYFDFSEDRVTVNGKSGFSASSLTVIRNAFHLALHWVSCTSPILRYPRFLLLDNIEDKGMTEQRSQNFQRMIAAISEKLEAEHQIIYTTSMVDPDLDESDMTVGERYDFSNKALKIGLGPS; this comes from the coding sequence ATGATGCGGTTTAACCCCAGCTTGCGGCTGTCAAGACTGGTCGTCCTCAAGAGCGGCCTGCGTGCCTATGACGAGGAATTCCATGCTGGCGTGAACATCATTCGCGGCGTGCCCGGAAGGGGCAACAGTGTCGGCAAATCGACGATCGCTGACATGATCTTCTTCGCGCTCGGCGGTGATCTTACGCGGTGGAAGCCAGAGGCGGCATCTTGCGATCAGGTGCTGGCCGAAGTCGTCGTGAACGGTTCTGTCGTAACGCTGAGGCGGGAAATCGCGGAAGCGCCCCAGCAGCCCATGTGGATCTATTTCGGCGACTTCGACACTGCGAGCGGAGCCGGCACGGACGGCTGGCAACGATACAGCTACCGTCGCATGAGCGATCGTGAGAGCTTCACCCAAGTTCTATTTCGCTTGATGGACATGCCGGAAGTGCCCGCCGAGGCCGAAGGCAACATTACCATGCATCAGCTGCTGCGGCTGATGTATGTCGACCAGATGACGCCGGTCGATCGTATCTTCAGAGCGGAGCGCAATGACTCGGCCCTGCGGCGCCAAGCTGTCGGCGACTTGCTTTGCGGCGTGTTCGATGCCCGGCTTTATCCGGCGCAGTTGGAGCTGCGTGAGAAGGAGAAGGCCTACGAGGCGGCGGCCCAGCAATATGGCGCGCTGAGCCGTGTTCTTGCGGCTGCCGGCGAAGCGTTCAATCTTGACTTCGTGGAGGCTCGCCGCCGGAGTCTAGAAGCGGACATCGCGACCATCCAGACTGAGATCCAGGCACTCAAGAGCCACCGGTTCGACGAACGGCAGCTGGCACCCGGGCAGTCCAGCATCGTCGCCACAATCAAGACGGATCTGGATCGCGTCAACGGTGACATCGCCGAACTTCAGGTACTGGTCGGCCAGCTGACATACAACATCGCCGATGCCGATATGCTCATCGACGAGATTCAGCGGACGCTCGCCCGGCTGCGCGAAGGCGAGGTCGCGAGTTCGGCCTTGGGTCCGCTCAACTTCCTGTTCTGTCCAAGCTGCTTCTCGCCTTTGAAGGACACCGATCACGAACACCAGTGCAAGCTTTGCCGATCGGACGTCGAGCCGGACGGCGACCGGTCACGGTTTGCGCGCATGCGAAACGAGCTCGAGATCCAGTTGAAGGAATCGAATCATCTGCAGGCGAAGCGGCGGGAGGATCTTACTGCGGCGACGCTCAGGGCAGCTAAGCTCACTGGAATTCGGGATACGCTGGCGACCGAATATCTAAACCTCACGCGCAACTATTTGACCGAGACCGATGCTCAGATCGATCGCCTCAACAGCCGGCTCGGCTATTCTGAACGCGAACTGATCGAGCTCCAGCGCGAGCGTCAGCTCGCCGAGCAACTGGCTGAACTTTCTCGCATGAAGGCGGAGCTGAACGAGGATATCACGCGGCTTAAAGAGGATATTGTCCTGTGGCGCGGTCAGCGCGACCGCCAGCAGGAGAACGTCTACCGCATGATCCAAGAACGGACGGCGATGATCCTCGCCAAGGACGTGCATACCGAGGCGGAGTTCACCGAAGAAAGCGATGTCTACTTCGACTTCTCCGAGGATCGGGTCACCGTGAATGGCAAGTCCGGGTTCTCAGCAAGCTCGCTGACTGTCATCCGCAACGCGTTCCACCTGGCGCTGCATTGGGTGTCCTGCACCAGCCCGATACTGCGCTATCCGCGCTTTCTCCTGCTCGATAACATCGAGGACAAGGGAATGACCGAGCAGCGTAGCCAGAACTTCCAGCGGATGATCGCAGCGATAAGCGAGAAACTAGAGGCCGAACACCAGATCATCTACACCACCTCAATGGTGGATCCGGACTTGGACGAATCCGATATGACGGTGGGCGAGCGTTATGATTTCAGCAACAAGGCACTCAAGATTGGTTTAGGGCCTAGTTAA
- a CDS encoding ABC-three component system middle component 5 produces MLVYHPAFDLSHGMFRMLRLLEANPERQMKWDTFRILDLYYLFPHLLEAARLPRNMTKRKRDFGKLGSKYTRVPTPRMFIQQLRGIHESVARSLAAKGFIEPAEFDEGVLVRTERAIPPEVLRMFADDIDDAPLVHMLAVEMAAIPLSGGDGLKDRTGLLEFRYDAV; encoded by the coding sequence ATGCTGGTCTATCATCCCGCCTTCGATCTCAGCCACGGTATGTTTCGGATGCTGCGTCTGTTGGAGGCCAATCCCGAGCGGCAGATGAAGTGGGACACGTTCCGCATCCTCGACCTCTATTACCTGTTCCCGCATCTGCTAGAAGCCGCCCGCCTCCCCCGCAATATGACGAAGCGCAAGCGGGACTTTGGCAAGCTCGGGTCTAAGTATACTCGCGTCCCAACCCCGCGCATGTTCATTCAGCAGCTGCGGGGCATTCACGAGTCGGTCGCGCGATCGCTTGCCGCAAAGGGCTTCATCGAGCCCGCTGAGTTCGATGAGGGCGTCCTTGTCCGCACCGAACGAGCAATCCCGCCGGAGGTGCTGCGCATGTTCGCAGACGACATTGACGATGCGCCCCTTGTGCACATGCTGGCGGTCGAAATGGCTGCCATTCCGCTATCCGGCGGCGACGGGTTGAAGGACCGCACAGGGTTGCTGGAGTTTCGATATGATGCGGTTTAA
- a CDS encoding ABC-three component system protein, with the protein MTSESSGKGIAQSGNSAGGHIAGGNVSTVSMGDVTIQAPARPEPALNRLYRKLRDEAAQDQELTEYIAQLQIFTRSVEDETVVGLDGKLTAADRQDQLDMAKAMKEMVYAELRKNMFSRTFQTIYATLMGKIYEEFQTWVQPAIAKGASREQIDQLVNLHVVKPVVSELETCSEYDGSATSTVRGMIYFLTGNCHLVWH; encoded by the coding sequence ATGACCAGCGAGTCTTCTGGTAAGGGGATCGCTCAGTCGGGCAACAGTGCCGGCGGGCATATTGCTGGTGGCAACGTCTCGACCGTGTCGATGGGCGACGTAACCATTCAAGCGCCGGCACGGCCCGAGCCCGCTCTGAACCGGCTCTACAGAAAACTTCGCGACGAAGCGGCCCAGGATCAGGAGCTGACCGAGTATATCGCGCAGCTGCAGATCTTCACGAGATCCGTCGAGGACGAGACCGTGGTCGGACTGGACGGAAAGCTCACCGCCGCGGATCGCCAGGACCAGCTCGATATGGCCAAGGCCATGAAGGAGATGGTCTATGCCGAGCTGCGCAAGAACATGTTCTCTAGAACCTTCCAGACCATCTACGCGACGCTGATGGGCAAGATCTACGAGGAATTCCAAACCTGGGTTCAGCCTGCGATCGCGAAGGGCGCCAGCCGCGAACAGATCGACCAACTGGTGAATCTACATGTCGTGAAGCCGGTGGTGAGCGAGCTTGAGACCTGCAGCGAGTATGATGGCTCGGCAACGTCGACGGTGCGAGGGATGATCTATTTCCTGACCGGCAACTGCCATCTGGTCTGGCACTGA
- the gltX gene encoding glutamate--tRNA ligase, whose translation MTTTRFAPSPTGRLHVGNIRTALHNWMLARKAGGRFILRIDDTDAVRSQEEYVEAIRADLTWLGLAWDREERQSARLDRYEAAFALLRDAGRIYPCYESAQELEIKRKIALGRGLPPIYDRAALKLSDADRAAKEAEGVQPHWRFLLDHAESIMWEDGIRGVQKFDPAQLSDPVIRRADGSWLYMMPSAVDDIDMGVTQVLRGEDHVSNTAVQIQIFTALYAANFATGHDAAKNAPAFAHEALLVGSEGKLSKRLGSLGCDAFREQGIEPETIIALLARLGTSQPVEPIADRAALTASFDLATFGRAPAKFDEADLERLNTAIVHQLPYAAVRDRLPESMDEAGWHAVRPNLTHVREAAEWWQLVTGPIAAREFAEEDRAYLAQAEALLVWGDDPWGALTAALKEATGRKGKALFLPLRQALTGMDHGPDMGELLPLIGEAEARARLQQAAN comes from the coding sequence ATGACGACCACCCGCTTTGCCCCTTCGCCCACTGGCCGGCTGCACGTCGGCAATATCCGTACCGCGCTTCATAACTGGATGTTGGCTCGGAAGGCGGGTGGCCGCTTCATTCTGCGGATCGACGATACTGACGCGGTGCGCAGCCAGGAAGAGTATGTCGAGGCGATCCGCGCTGACCTGACTTGGCTTGGCCTTGCCTGGGACCGGGAGGAGCGCCAGTCGGCTCGGCTTGATCGTTATGAGGCTGCCTTCGCGCTGTTGCGTGACGCGGGTCGGATTTACCCTTGCTACGAAAGCGCGCAGGAATTGGAGATCAAGCGCAAGATTGCGCTGGGGCGCGGGCTTCCCCCGATCTACGACCGTGCCGCGTTGAAGCTGAGTGATGCCGACCGCGCAGCGAAAGAGGCAGAGGGTGTCCAGCCTCATTGGCGCTTCCTGCTCGATCATGCCGAGTCGATCATGTGGGAAGACGGCATTCGCGGGGTGCAGAAATTCGACCCTGCCCAGCTCTCCGATCCGGTCATCCGCCGCGCCGATGGCTCATGGCTCTACATGATGCCGAGCGCCGTGGACGATATCGACATGGGCGTGACACAGGTGCTGCGCGGTGAGGATCACGTCTCCAATACTGCCGTGCAAATTCAGATTTTTACCGCACTTTATGCTGCAAATTTCGCCACAGGCCATGATGCAGCAAAAAACGCCCCGGCCTTCGCTCACGAGGCCTTGCTGGTGGGCAGCGAAGGCAAGCTGTCCAAGCGCCTCGGTTCACTGGGCTGTGATGCCTTCCGCGAACAGGGGATCGAGCCCGAAACCATCATCGCGCTGCTGGCGCGGCTCGGCACTTCGCAGCCGGTCGAACCGATTGCCGACCGCGCGGCGCTGACCGCCAGTTTCGATCTTGCTACATTCGGTCGCGCTCCGGCCAAGTTCGACGAGGCCGATCTGGAACGGCTCAATACCGCCATCGTTCACCAACTGCCCTATGCGGCGGTTAGGGACCGTCTGCCGGAGAGCATGGACGAGGCGGGCTGGCATGCGGTGCGGCCCAACCTGACGCATGTCCGCGAGGCCGCCGAATGGTGGCAGCTGGTGACCGGGCCGATTGCCGCGCGCGAATTTGCCGAGGAAGACCGCGCCTATCTCGCGCAGGCTGAGGCGCTGCTGGTATGGGGCGACGATCCGTGGGGCGCGCTCACCGCTGCACTCAAGGAAGCGACGGGGCGCAAGGGCAAAGCACTGTTTCTGCCGTTGCGGCAGGCGCTCACCGGCATGGATCATGGTCCCGATATGGGCGAATTGCTCCCGCTGATCGGCGAGGCCGAGGCGCGCGCGCGCCTTCAGCAGGCCGCGAACTGA
- a CDS encoding DNA-directed RNA polymerase subunit beta', with product MSGHHSPISAARATIAALATPLRLETLGPIAGRFVHALRLIALHERIGRDPVPELAVRLGSVEVAAKALILAQTISASWPENIHVGRFCCRLLSHDEATIGAFVDATARADRPAFEAALTGLVRAERMPRLWEGALALAAAELRAV from the coding sequence ATGTCCGGCCACCACTCTCCCATATCTGCCGCCCGCGCCACTATCGCCGCGCTCGCAACGCCGCTGCGGCTCGAAACGCTCGGCCCCATCGCGGGCCGTTTTGTCCACGCTCTCCGGCTGATCGCCTTGCATGAGCGCATCGGGCGGGACCCGGTGCCGGAACTGGCGGTGAGGCTCGGAAGCGTCGAAGTCGCCGCCAAGGCCCTGATCCTTGCACAGACCATCTCGGCCAGCTGGCCCGAGAACATCCATGTGGGCCGTTTCTGCTGTCGGCTCCTCAGCCATGACGAGGCGACCATCGGCGCCTTCGTCGATGCTACCGCGCGTGCTGATCGCCCCGCCTTCGAAGCTGCGCTCACCGGCCTAGTCCGCGCCGAGCGAATGCCGCGCCTTTGGGAGGGTGCGCTGGCGCTGGCCGCGGCGGAATTGCGCGCGGTGTGA